GGGAACTGTAATGGCAGGAATAATTCTCATTCCCGCAGCCTTAAGCCTCCTTTCGGGTGCTTACCCTGCAATGCTGATGTCGAGCTTAAACCCCGTCAATATCCTTAAAGGAACTCAAAAGCTGAGCGGATCGGGTATACTGGCTAAAATATTTGTTACTGTTCAGTTCGTATTGTCGATAATGCTCATTAGCGGTGCGATCATTATAAACCGCCAGTATGACTTTTTTATAAAATCCGACCTGGGCTACAATAAGGATAATATTGTCCTTATCCGCACAAATGAAATGTTTGGCAGGATGATTGATGACAAACAGCTATGGGTCTTCAGAAACCAGGCGCTTAATCTTCCCGGCGTAAAAAGCGCTTCAATGAGCAATATGGTGCTTGGCGGTAACGGCCACATTGTAGCCCGACTGCGTTTTGACTACGGAAGTAATTTTATTTTCAGTTACATGCTGAATATTGATGAAGGAATGATCCCGGCAATGGGTTTTAAGATCATTGAGGGAAGGAATTTTTCTTCTGCTTATCCCGCAGATTCAATAAACTCAATAATAGTAAATGAGGAGTTTGTAAAGAAAATCGGGATCAGGAATCCTATTGGAACGCATCTTAAGTTTTATCATCCCAGAGATATTCAGGATGTTCAGATCGTTGGCGTAGTTAAAAACTTCCATTACATGCCGATGCAGGAAAAGATCCTTCCTGTTGCAATTTTCAAGGCTGGTAACAGATCATGGAATGAATGCATATATATAAAGACCTCTGACCGGAATGTTCAGAAAACAGTTTCTCAGCTAAAACAGGCGTGGGAGAAAATTATTCCGGGACAGGTATTCGACTACGTTTTCCTGGATAACAAGCTGGCGGACCTCTACAAAAATGAGAACCGCTGGCGGAACATAATCACTTATTCCTCTGCAGTTGCCATATTTTTTGCATGCATGGGACTCTTCGGCCTCGTTTTCTTTGCCGCAGAAAAAAGAACCAAGGAAATTGGTATAAGAAAAGTGCTCGGGGCTTCAACTTTCAGCATTATAAGGTCCCTCGTAAATGAGTTCCTTATCCTTATTGCCATTGCAATCCTTCTTGGATGCTCGGTGACCTATTACTTTGCAAACAAATGGCTCAAAGACTTTGCATACCATATAGAACTGAACGCCTGGATATTCATTCTGGCTGCACTTGTGGTAACTGTAATTGTAATAACAACCCTTTTAATCATTGCCTTCAGGGTAGCTTCAACAAACTCTGTGGAAAATCTAAGGTATGAATAAACTATTTCTGTCCAATACAATACGGGACTTTAGCATGTTAAGGAATTACATACTCATTACACTCAGAAACCTTAGAAGATATAAGCTCTATTCTTTTATAAATATTCTGGGCTTTT
The DNA window shown above is from Ignavibacteria bacterium and carries:
- a CDS encoding FtsX-like permease family protein; amino-acid sequence: MKFQLLKTFWKISSRSLWGNKLFSFISIAGFTVGLTVFILLMTFVYNEMSYDSFHTNKDRIFRAVIYTPDDKEYYGNFPVALSLRMKESMPQIDQAVNYLDKDLDIKVNGQFTKEKLTFTDPGFFKVFSFKTLAGNPYTFGHNPRAVFVTRAFAEKYFGNTNPLGKFISTKIAEETLLLNSSRKNSHGKPLRSYRVDDKSCDFLIEGIVENPPENTVLKFNVLVPFINAEKMSMRFNREDISPGEFLPTFFVMLKNGTDKALLETEFKSMVKPLIRNEAYKPELRLYPIEKIHFSTEIGPFSSIRPVSPVSVLVLSIIGIVILLIVSINYINLTIAQSSHRFKEIGIRKVSGASRSEVVYQFIMESFFIILISLLISLLLSALTLPVFDRIVGKELPFSFGWGTVMAGIILIPAALSLLSGAYPAMLMSSLNPVNILKGTQKLSGSGILAKIFVTVQFVLSIMLISGAIIINRQYDFFIKSDLGYNKDNIVLIRTNEMFGRMIDDKQLWVFRNQALNLPGVKSASMSNMVLGGNGHIVARLRFDYGSNFIFSYMLNIDEGMIPAMGFKIIEGRNFSSAYPADSINSIIVNEEFVKKIGIRNPIGTHLKFYHPRDIQDVQIVGVVKNFHYMPMQEKILPVAIFKAGNRSWNECIYIKTSDRNVQKTVSQLKQAWEKIIPGQVFDYVFLDNKLADLYKNENRWRNIITYSSAVAIFFACMGLFGLVFFAAEKRTKEIGIRKVLGASTFSIIRSLVNEFLILIAIAILLGCSVTYYFANKWLKDFAYHIELNAWIFILAALVVTVIVITTLLIIAFRVASTNSVENLRYE